The genomic interval tcctgcaccccccccccccagccatccatctgtccgtctgtccgtctgtgTCCCCCGCCAGCTCCCACAGAACATCCTTCCCTCCctcattccctccctccctcccacctcCCCCGGAGCGTTTCCGCAGCGTCTCCATTGATAAATCTGGAGCGTTGCCACGGTGATGCTGCGAGGGGTGCGGGGCTGCCCAGGGGCccagggtgaggatgaggagggctgGCTGGGTCCACGTGTGATATTGCACACGTGTGAGTCCCCAGCTGTGTGGTTGCACACGTGTGGGATTTCCCAGCTGTGTGTGCACACATGCTAGAACCGATGTGTGCTTTGCATGTGCAGGGCTGAGGGGGCTCAGGGACCCAActctgggggtgcccaggggccCAGGCCCACAGCAGGGTGAAGgtgagggtgaggatgaggagggctgGCTGGGTCCACATGTGACATTGTACATGTGTGAGTTCCCAGCTGTGTTGTTGCACACGTGTGGGATTTCCCAGCGGTGTGTGCAAGGTCCTGGGTGTGCACACATGCTAGAACCGATGTGTGCTTTGCATGTGCAGGGCTGAGGGGGCTCAGGGACCCAACtctgggggtgcccaggagccCAGGCCCACAGCAGGGTGAAGGTGAGGGTGAGGGTGAGGAGGGCTGGCTGGGTCCACGTGTGACATTGTACATGTGTGAGTTCCCAGCTGTGTGGTTGCACACGTGTGGGATTTCCCAGCTGTGTGTGCAAGGTCCTGGCGCTGATCGTGAGTCTGGGTGTGCACACATGAAATAGCTGAACCCCAGcatgtgcagggctgtgggggctcagggaccccactctgggggtgcccaggggccCAGGCCCATGGTGAGGGTGAGGGTGAGGAGGGCTGGCTGGGTCCATGTGTGACATTGCACACGTGTTACTCCCCAGCTGTGTGGTTGCACACGTGTGGGATTTCCCAGCTGTGTGTGCACACATGCAAGAACTGATGTGTGCTTTGcatgtgcagggctgtgggggctcagagaccccacTCTGGGGCCCTTGGCACCGTCTGGTTCTCCCCGCAGCAGTGccaggagggaaactgaggcactggcAGCGTGGGGTTCACCCTGTCACAGTCACTTGGGCTGCTTGGGGACAGGGGGACCTCACAGTGCCACCACCTCTGACCCTTCCTGCACTGTCATTGTCACAGGCCAGCATTGTCACACCCTGCTTGTGGTCTCCCACACGGGCAGGTGACCCCACACAcacccagagcagggatgggggtgcAGGTCCCTGTGTGAACACGTGTGTTCTGTGCATGTGTGTCCACATGGGACACATGTGTGTCCAGTGGGACCCTCTGGGGGGGGGGTGCAGGAGGTTTGGTGTGAGGAGGGGGCTCTGGTGCATGAAGGGGGTGCAGGGTGGGGACCACGCACCTGGGAAACCCTGGGAATGCTCCCCCAAAAGACCCCCAGCACCCATTGGGATGAGCTGGAGGGGAGTGGGGGCTCCTCACTGCCACATCCCCCGGGaagccctgggaccccccagcacatccagcacaCTCAGGGATGAGCTCTGTGTGAGGCCAGGGGGGCTCGGGCAGGCAGtgcctgtccccagcagctcctgctgtgccctgcgcCCTCTGCCAGCCCACCCATGCCCGCTGCACTTGGGGCTCCACGTGGGCAGCCCACCCTGTGGATGTAGGAGCACATCCTGACGATTGTGGGGTGCTGATGGGGTGCTGGGCGCCAGGACCAGCCCCGTTTGCAGGACCCTGAGGCTCAGGGTGACACGGGGGTGCCGTGGCCGTGTCACACGCgtgggccgggccgtgccgtgccgtgtgGGCAGGATCGGTGCATGCAGCGTGGCTGCCCTCTGCTGCCACGGCCTCGGCAGCGCTCGGCACCCCCGGGATGCTGCAGCAGGGAACCCCGGGGGGGTGCTGAGCAATGGCAGCTCTCCGTGCCAGCCCCCGGCCCACAGCAGAACCCCCCAGCAGGGGAGTGGGCTCTGGGATGCTCCACcccgtgccccccccccccatatCTGGGATGGGGTCATGCAGCAGCCAGCGGGTAATGGAGCTTTTTCTGGGCTTTCCGAGCCGTGGGGAAGGGGCTCGGCGTGGTGTCAGCTCTCGGTGGCTCTCGGGGTGTGGGGCTGGCACGGATCCCGCCGCTCCATCCCTCCCATCCTCCATCCCGCTGCTGCGTTGGGAAGCAGGTCACGTCCAGCTCCCTGCACGGCAGCGCTGCCGGGGGAGCTCGGCtttctggggcagctctgggctgctgggagctgcttttgGGGAGCTCGGCTCTCTGGGGCAGCTGCTTGGAGCTGCTTTTGGGGAGCTCGGCTCTCTGGGGCAGCTGCTTGGAGCTGCTTTTGGGGAGCTCGGCTTTCTGGGGCATCTCTGGGCTCCTTGGAGCTGCTTTTGGGGAGCTCGGCTTTCTGGGGCAGCTCCGAGTTGCTGGAGCTGATTTTGGGGAGCTCGGctgtctggagcagctctgggctgctttTGGGGAGCTCGGCTTTCTGGGGCATCTGCTTGGAGCTGCTTTTGGGGAGCTCGGCTCTCTGGGGGCATCTGCTTGGAGCTGCTTTTGGGGAGCTCGGCTCTCTGGGGCATCTGCTTGGAGCTGCTTTTGGGGAGCTCGGCtctctggggcagctggaaactgctgggagctgcttttgGGGATGGTGGGAGGAGGATTTCCAGCTGTGCAGGTCCACGTGGCGCTGCCACCCCGGGGATGTGGGCAGTGAGGAGCCTCCACTCCCTTTCAGCTCATCCCAATGGGTGCTGGGGGGGTCTTTTGGGGGGCTTTGCCCaactccccccccaaaaaaaagctgATTGCTCCAGGAGTCacagggcagctgtgctgggtggcACCAGGCTGTGCAGTGCCAGGATCCCGGCCTTGCCCTGTGGAACGCCCGGCTCCCAGGGCAggtgtggtgctgctgctgctggaggcacgGGCGCTGCCTGTACCTGCCTCCATCCGGATCCACGCCAAGGGGGGAGAGAGCGGGGGAACTTTCCCGACTCGTTCCCCCACATCGAGggggggagaaaaaagagaaaagaaaaaaaaaaaaaaaaaaaaaaaaaagaaggagtcGCATGACTTGGAGCTCTCCCGAGAGGCAGAGAGTGACCCAGAGAGCCAAGAATCTGCTGGGCTGTGGTGTCTCATTCCTGTCTCATTCCTGCTCCGCAGCGGGGCTGGGAGAGGTTGGGTTACGGGAGGCGCGGAAAGGGGACGGTGCAGGATGAGCTCATGCGAGGAGGGCGCGGGAACCTTCTGGGCAGGGGAAAAACGTCGATGCTGCAGTTCAGGGATTTCTGCAAGCGCGGCTGTTCCCGGCTCGTTCCGCCGGCCAGCCCCCCGTGCCCGTGGCAGTGAAGTGATTCGGGGATGGATGTGGGCTCGAGGTGATTCGTGTGCCCTTGCAGGGAAACAGCAGCACACAGCGACCTGCTGAAGGGCACAGAGGGCACGCTGGGGTCCTGGGAGGATATCAGGGGAGCCCTGAGACAGCTGGATGATCCCACCCTGCGTGGTATTGTAAGGATGCGAGACCACCGTCCCTACCACAAATCAAGGCAGCGAACTGCAGTGTGAGCACTTGAGGGAGTGAATGGAGGAGCCCAAGGGGCCTGGAAAAGCTCCAGCTTCCCTCAACACCTGGGCTGGCCCCCCTCGGTGTGTACTTTACCTCTTGCTGGGCAGGGATACGACGTTCCCAGTTCTTGGCAGCTTTTCCCCTGCAGGCTGTGATAAACCAAACCCTTCCTGCGTCCCCAGCCCTCTGTCCCTCAAGGTCGCCCGGTGTCAGGCGGTCAGAGGCTGTTTGTCCTGTCCTTGGGTAGCATCTCCTGCCCTTAAGGACTCAACGCTGCAAATACTCTTAGATGATGATTAATGAGCGCTTATATAACTGAACTGAGTCCTTAATGCAGACGGGAGGGTGACAGGAGGGAAGGTGGGAGCAAtaaacagcacagagctgctgctgctgctgctgcttttcccacaCCAGAACAGCTGCGTTCTGTGCAGGGGGACCCTGGCAGATGTGGGAGAGAGGCCACCCATGGGGAAGCAGCTtgggcagctcccacctgggTTTTCCAGGCAGTTTTGGATCCTGGGAGTGAACCACGTTGACCATGGCATGGCTGGGCTCTCCAGCgtggcagagctgggaggtgAAGGGTTGATGTTGGAAAAGCATTCATGTGTGACAGTGGCTGGAATGTTGTGCTGGCGAGCTGGGAGTGCTGGAGGAAAAGGGCAAAAATCCCACAGCAACACCTTAGCGTGAGCTGTGGGGGCGATGAGGCCGCTGCTGGAGATGCTGTGTGCAGTTGTTTCTAAATTTGGCCGTGTTTGGGCAGGTAGGGACAGTCTGACACACAAGATTTGCTTTTCCATAATCTGGCTGGGAAGCACCAGCCCCGATAAAGCTGCTGCTCAGCGCCAAGGCAGCTACACGgttgccatggtttccacatgcTTATTTTCACCATCTTCCTCACCTCAGCCGGGGGTGCCCCGGCATTCCCAGCCCTGGATCCCCCCTGACCTCAATCGGGGTGCACTGGCATTCCCAGCTCTGAATTTCCCCGGATTCCAGCTGAGTGCACCAATATCTCCAGTTCTGAATCCCCCCCGGACCTCAGCTCATTTCCCAATATTCCAGTTTGGATTTCCTGATGCTGCCCAAGGGCAACTTGAGCCCTGATCTCTTGCacctttttttttgctgtggATCCCATCCCGTTTTTCCCTGTGGATTCAATCATTCTGCTCTCTGTGGATCCGATCCTCCTGCTCCCCGTGGATCCAATCCTTCTGCTCTCCGTGGATCTGATCCCCGCGGATCCTGTCCCCCCTTGCTCCCGGTGCCTTTGTCCTCCAGCCCGGTAAATCCCGGTCACAGGGAAGCGCTCCTCACCATGGAAACAGCGGCATTGCGTCAGGGCTTTTCTTTCAGCGAAAGATGAGCAACTCCCTCGGGGACAGAAGTAAGGGAGAAGGGAATATTCTTTTCCCTGGGGCGCTTTGGGACTGCCAGTTCCCTAATCCAGCCCTGGTTTGGTGTTTGCTCGAGGGTCCAAGGCTGCCAtgggcaaagcacggtggggacaGCGAGGgttcccatggcagggacaacgaggggacactgaggactcCGTGTCCCTTCTCTGCTCCTGGTATAAGATGATCTTGCAGGGAAAACCAGGAAGGAGCCTTGGTGTTGGATGGGGTGGAGGCTCAGCCatgagctctgctccagcccgACCTCACATTCCCTCCTTTCCTGCAATCCCAGCAAAAACAAAGGCAGGGGAGGCGGCTCTTGCGCCCTGCAGGATGTGCTGGGGCGTgccgagctgtgcctggagcagggGGGACGCTCCCAGGGGCTTTGCCAGGCTCTGGAGCAGGAATGCAGGGGGAAGGGGGGGTGCCTGAGGGGCTTTGTTGGCTCCCAGCCCCGGGTAAGGCACagcagcagaggaagaggaggagatgtGGCACCCACTGTCTCAGgtaaggcacagcaccacaagagGAGGAGATGTGACACCCACTGCCCAGGGTAAGGCACAGCACCAGAGGAAGAGGAGATGTGGCACCCACTGCCCTGGGTAAGACACAGCACCAGAGGAAGAAGAGATGTGGCACCCACTGCCCTGGGTAAGACACAGCACCAGAGGAAGAGGAGATGTGGCACCCACTGCCCTGGGTAAGACACAGCACCAGAGGAAGAAGAGATGTGGCACCCACTGCCCCGGGTAAGGACACAGCACCACAAGAGGAGGAGATGTGGCACCCACTGCCCTGGgtaaggcacagcaccacaagagGAGGAGATGTGGCACCCACTGCCTCAGGTAAGGCACagcagcagaggaagaggagatgtGGCACCCACTGCCCCAGTAAGACACAGCACCACAGCACCACAAGAGGAGGAGATGTGGCACCCACTGCCCCGTCCTCCCCTCCTCTGAGCactcccatccccagccctggcccGGAGCAGCTGCTCGGTGATTTGGGCACCTCATCAGAGCAGTGCCCGGGGCGGGGGCTGCCCTTGGCTCCCCCACAAGGTGCCGGGGCTGCCGAGCAGGTttgggctcagctgctgggcgGCTCTGGGCAATTCCGTGTGTGCCATGAGTGCAGGGATTGGGAAAGGTCCCCACAAACAGCACAGCAAGGTGGGCACCCCCAGAGAAGGCCGAGCTGGGCGGGTGTGGGATGTGCTGGAGGCAGGAGAGAGGCTCATGCTGATGTGGGAATGGCACGGGATGAAGGCAGGACTCCTCCTGTCGCTTTCCATGTTCTGCTGGACAGGCAGAACTTCCAGGAAATCATTAACAGGATGTTCAGTCCTACAACCTCTGCCCTTGGAAGCTGTAAAAAATAAGTGATAAAAACATCAGTCATGTGTGAGGGGATTGCTTGAATGAGCTCCAGGTGAtccctgagctccctccagcctctgGTGAGTCACCATTTCCCATGGCAGCACCTGTGCACACAAACAGCTCCGCTCCAGAGCGGATATTTGCACTCCCTGAGGAAGTGCTGGCACTTTTGCCAAATTGGGTCACTCAGCCCTGCTCACAGCCATATCCAGCTGACCGAAATTACGGCTCAGCCAGGGAAAACACCCATGGGTGCTCAGTCTGGAACTCACACAGGAGTGAATTCTGCATCTCCTACGTGGTGTTGCCTGTTTGGGACCCCTGGCCAGGTTCCTTGTGCTGCAGGAGATTAATCTTGGGCTGTTTAGTGCTTAATTAACTGCCCTAATGAGTGGTGCAAGCTGCCTGCCTGGCTGCTTCCAGCCTGTGGGACATGCAGGGATGTCCCTGAGCCCCTTGGGCTGGTGacagaggagcagcccctgtgtgCAGCCTGATGGTGGAATATCCACGAGGATTGTCAAATCCACAGCTGATGCCTGCCCTGAGTGATCTGGAGCATGTTCACCACCTCAGGCTGGAAAATGGCTCTCTGTGCATCAAGGTCACTTTATCCACCCTCATCACAGACCAGAAACGCTCACGTTAATGGGTCTCTAATTTAATCAAAATGCTGTGCCTGTGATTGCAGGGCTGGAATCTTTTCCTCTCTTGAAGGGCAAAAATCAATTTGCACTAACAGCAGACGGGTCTGCTCCCTCCTCCAGGCCTAGGAAAGTGAGTAAAATTTTTTCATAGtaggaaaataataaaattggCCTGGTGTGTCATCAATATTGGGTGTTTTTATGTGCTTTTGAGCACTTTGGTGGCAGCATTCTGTCCCTGTGGCCCTGTGAGCTCAGAAAAACCACAGATGTGGTGCCCCTGGGTTTCGTAATTACTGTATTACCTATGTACAAACTGCCCTTTTCCTGCaaatcccaaagggatcacaacaAACCAGGGAGGAAAAGCCTGATTTCCACACTCTGGGAGGCAGGGAATGGGTGATCACTGCTCAAATGAGCAGTTGTGGGCAGGTTTCTTTGCATCTCCCTGTGGTTTGTTTTTCCTCAGACTCAGTGCCTGGTTTGGAAATTGGTCACCAAATAGTGGTGATTTCTGCACTCCAGTGATTTTGTTCTGTGCAGCCTGGCTCAGACTGGAAATACTGGGAAGGAAGGACAGAAGGAAGGATGGAGGCTGGTGGCTGCAAACTCCATCTGTGAACTGCAACGTGAATTGCAAGGAGTTTCTGAAGGCACAGCAAAGGTGTCTGGGACAGGGATACACAGAGTGAGCCCTGATGTGTCCAGTCCTGTCCTTGGTCACAggacacacacagtgacagccTCGCTGTGTTTCCTTCCCTTGCCGCGTTTCCTTCCCATTTCCTGCTCACTGCTATTCCCTCCCATCCATCTCCTCCTCTCCAATCTATTTATTCACGTGCATCTCTTCTCCTCCAATGCTTCTAAACACTTTTCTACATGAGATTGTAGTTATTGTATGAAACACTGACCATTTTTATTTTGCGGCCTTTCAAAGCTGCGTAGCCTCTCGCTGACACACGTCTTTGGCTTTGGCAGTTTTCTCTTTCAACACAAAGTTTTTAGCGCTGAAGACATTCTCACCTTTGTCAAACCTCAGGATGTGCTTTTAAAGATGTCAATCTTTGGGAAAAGAGGTTGATGAAagacttttatttttaaagaaaactttattgctTTGACTACTTCTCACCATCATCTCCCAAGTGCGTGTCGGACAACACTGCAAAGAGGGATCATTCCCCATGGGATAGAGAGGAGGGCGGCCAGTTCGCGGGGCCAGGACGGGTTTCCCGAGCGGGGCGGTGACCGGCCGGGCCGCAGCGGGAGGAGCCGCCGCAGCCCGGCCGGGGGCAGCGCTCGGTGCCCAAGATGGCGGCAGCCCCTGAGGGGGCCCTTTGTCTGCGGCCGCCGCCGCAGTGCGAGAAGGGCGCGAAACTGGGCCAGCCCGGACACGCCCACTTAGCCAGAGGGGCGGGGCGACCGCGCCCCCCGCCCAATCAGCGCCCTCCACTTCCTTCCCTCTCACAGGGGCGCCCCCGCCCGCCTCCGCGCGCGCAGCCAATGGGAGCAGTTCCTTGCGCCCCGCCCCCGCGAGGgtggagggggcggggccacgcTGTGGTTTTGTTTGCGCGCCCCTACTATCGCCCCCGCCGTGGTTCATTAATATTAATGAAATCCCGCCCAATCAGGtggggcagcggcggcagcgcttTGGTGACGTGTCGCCCCTCCTTGCGGCGGGGTTCATCTGCATATTCATAAGATAGGCGGGATGAGGCGCGGGCGTTTATAAGGCGCCGCCCCGCCAGGCTCGCCGTACATTTCGCTGAAGCTTTGAAGTGTTGTGTGGACCTCGCACCGCCCGGCTATCGGTGAGCGCAGTCGCGCGGGGCGGCCGCGACCGCACCGGGCCGGGTGGTCCGCAGTGAGCGGAGCCGTGTCCCAGGGGCACAGGGTCGGGTCCCGCGGGAGGCTAGGCCGCGGCTCCGGACCCACCGATCGGTGCCTTCTGCAGGAACGGGGGACACGGCGGATCGGGCCGGTCTGGGCCGAGTGGGGGACGGGGCCGCGGCGGGCGGAAAGGCGTGCGCGGAAACAAAATGGCGACGGGCCTCGGCCGTGCAAAATGGCGGGCGGGAGGGAGGGGGCGGCGGACGGCGCTGCCCAGGCCAGGCCGGTAGGGGGCGATGCGGGCGCGCATGCGCGCTGGGCACGGAGGGGCCGGTACCGGGGGTCCTCCCGGGGGTTGGCGGGACCCGACCCGGCCGCGGGTTCTACCGGGGCCCCGTcccaatgctgctcacctgccctTGGCCCTGAGCCTTGcggagccccagctgggccctcgatcCCGCTCTCCCTGAGGGAGACCCCTTGTAAGACTGGAGGACCACATCAGGCGTCCGGGAGTGTGAGATCACATCAGTGTTGTTATAGGTGGTGTTAAAAGGATTTATTGTTTCAGACCTCGTGGGGATTGGGTGAGTTTTTTGAGTCGCTGACTCGGTTCTGTTGGTTTGGCAGGTCAGAATGGCGTCAGATGAGGGAAAACTCTTTGTCGGCGGGCTCAGTTTCGACACCAATGAGCAGTCATTGGAGCAAGTCTTCTCTAAATACGGACAGATTTCTGAAGGTGAGGCTGCAGAGCCCCGATGGGAGATAGTTTCCCTAAGTCTTTTAAATTTCCCTGGTGCTGATGGGTTTTTATTTCCTGTCTTTCCTTTCCACAGTTGTGGTGGTGAAAGACAGAGAGACTCAGAGATCCAGAGGTTTTGGCTTTGTTACTTTTGAAAATATCGATGATGCAAAAGATGCGATGATGGCCATGAACGGAAAGGTGAGAAGGCCTTGGAGTTGATTCTTTATTTCCCATAGTGCAGGAAGAGAATCAGAGCTGTGTGCTCCTGTTCAGGCTGTGTGAAAAAATAGATTAATGCTAGTATCTTACATGAGATTATATGGGTGtatatgggaaaaatttggcTATATGAGTTAATATGTAAAAGagcatacatatatgtatatgtactaGGAATAAAACTAAAAAGTTCCATTGTGGGGTCTGGATGACTGAGATATGACTATAAGCATTcctgtatataatatataatattgtaataaaatatagaaaattataataatattCCCTAATATATCCGGTTTTTTGCCTACTTGATTTAATTGTGGCATGGAATAGATACTTATTTATTTCACAAGCAGCGAGTCGTGGCACCGTTCAGCCAACTTAGAAGGCATGCAACTTGTTCTACGTGTGCTTTCTATTTAATTATTTCAGTCTGGCTAACTGTGGTTGTGTTTTAGTCTGTAGATGGGCGTCAGATCCGAGTTGACCAGGCTGGGAAGTCCTCAGAGAACAGATCCCGTGGCTACAGAGGGGGGTCCTCGGGGGGCCGGGGCTTCTTCCGCGGGGGCCGAGGCCGGGGCCGTGGCTTCTCCAGAGGTGAGTGCATGGGGGTCACTCATAATGTCTGCATGGGGGGTGTCATTTGTCAGAACGGTTAAAAAACCTAATTTCCATGTATTTCTAAGGAGGTGGAGACAGAGGCTATGGCGGCAGCAGATTTGATTCCAGAAGTGGAGGCTATAACGGCTCCAGAGACTACTATAATAGCAGGTAAGGGCTCTGCCAGCACCAGGGGTGGTGGGCAAGCTGTGGTGGGGCTCAAAGCAGCAGAGGAGGATTTGAGCAGCTGTGAAGCAAGTTGTGTTTGTCCTGCAGGAGTCAAGGTGGCTATGGAGACAGGAACTCAGGAGGCTCCTACAGAGACAGCTACGACAGTTACGGTAAGTCGTGCTTCGAGCGGGAGCGCTGAGTGTAGGAGCTCTGAACCTGCTGAGCCCgagcctgcagctggggcaggctcAGGCTGTGGACGTGTGGTGGTGCCGGGAGATTTCTAATTTAATGCATGTGCAGGAGTTGCTCGGATCTAAGGCAAAGCAAgtgttaacaaaaaaaaaaaaaaaaaaaaaaagaaaaggtgttcCTGGAGCCCAAACTCGGCTGCCCTAACGCACTGACCCGCGGGTGGGGGATCTCAGTAGCCAAGTAGCCGTAGCCTTGGAATAATGCAAAGGGAGTAAAATGCTGGAACTTGTCTTTGCTTCAGTGCCTTTACAATTGTGCCTGCTTCTTGTCCTCAGCTACACACAACGAGTAAAAATCCTTCCTGACTCAAGATCGTCCTTCCAATGGCTGTATTTATAAAGATTTTTGGAGCTTCGCTGAAATGGTTATTGTGTAGTACATCTACTTGTATTTTCACTTTTGTAGTATTATCAGTTCTGATCTTGTCATACACAGCCTGGCAGCTTCTGAGACAAGACTGTCTGATTAGACTGtcttggagaaagctctgctTTCAAGTGGTTTTAATCTTTTTTGAAAGCACTTCAGATTTTATTTTATCCTCCATGAATGAGCCAAGGTGTtcgtttttggttgttttttttaagtTGGGGCCCCAATTCAGTTTCTTTTGAGCTAGCAAGGACCTTGTACCAATGTTCACTAGAAGCTG from Melospiza melodia melodia isolate bMelMel2 chromosome 7, bMelMel2.pri, whole genome shotgun sequence carries:
- the CIRBP gene encoding cold-inducible RNA-binding protein isoform X1, producing MASDEGKLFVGGLSFDTNEQSLEQVFSKYGQISEVVVVKDRETQRSRGFGFVTFENIDDAKDAMMAMNGKSVDGRQIRVDQAGKSSENRSRGYRGGSSGGRGFFRGGRGRGRGFSRGGGDRGYGGSRFDSRSGGYNGSRDYYNSRSQGGYGDRNSGGSYRDSYDSYGKSCFERER
- the CIRBP gene encoding cold-inducible RNA-binding protein isoform X3, which produces MASDEGKLFVGGLSFDTNEQSLEQVFSKYGQISEVVVVKDRETQRSRGFGFVTFENIDDAKDAMMAMNGKSVDGRQIRVDQAGKSSENRSRGYRGGSSGGRGFFRGGRGRGRGFSRGGGDRGYGGSRFDSRSGGYNGSRDYYNSRSQGGYGDRNSGGSYRDSYDSYAG
- the CIRBP gene encoding cold-inducible RNA-binding protein isoform X4; translated protein: MASDEGKLFVGGLSFDTNEQSLEQVFSKYGQISEVVVVKDRETQRSRGFGFVTFENIDDAKDAMMAMNGKSVDGRQIRVDQAGKSSENRSRGYRGGSSGGRGFFRGGRGRGRGFSRGGGDRGYGGSRFDSRSGGYNGSRDYYNSRSQGGYGDRNSGGSYRDSYDSYG
- the CIRBP gene encoding cold-inducible RNA-binding protein isoform X2; this encodes MASDEGKLFVGGLSFDTNEQSLEQVFSKYGQISEVVVVKDRETQRSRGFGFVTFENIDDAKDAMMAMNGKSVDGRQIRVDQAGKSSENRSRGYRGGSSGGRGFFRGGRGRGRGFSRGGGDRGYGGSRFDSRSGGYNGSRDYYNSRSQGGYGDRNSGGSYRDSYDSYATHNE